In one Gemmatimonas aurantiaca genomic region, the following are encoded:
- a CDS encoding GspH/FimT family pseudopilin, translated as MKRRGFTLIEILIVVVMIAVLAAIALPRMRIEQSQVDGAARTISSAIMAARTDAVSRGHNVLVVFDTAARVVRTVWDTNNNLQIDGGEKTRPALLGERVTFARGAGIPPYNGVTEDFPSLMTVDGMPALVIQRNGALDRGGTLYVTSRRGAQGIGEVDARALQFSRATGHATVYIYATDGWRLQ; from the coding sequence GTGAAACGACGCGGTTTCACTCTCATCGAGATTCTGATCGTGGTGGTGATGATCGCCGTGCTGGCGGCCATTGCCCTCCCCCGCATGCGCATCGAACAATCACAGGTCGATGGCGCGGCCCGGACCATCTCCAGCGCCATCATGGCAGCGCGCACGGATGCCGTCAGTCGCGGCCACAATGTGCTCGTGGTGTTCGACACCGCCGCACGTGTCGTGCGCACGGTCTGGGATACGAACAACAATCTGCAGATCGACGGCGGCGAGAAGACCCGGCCGGCACTGCTCGGCGAACGCGTGACGTTCGCACGCGGCGCCGGCATTCCGCCCTACAATGGCGTCACGGAGGATTTCCCCTCCCTGATGACAGTCGACGGCATGCCGGCCCTCGTCATTCAGCGCAATGGGGCGCTCGATCGGGGCGGCACACTGTATGTCACCTCGCGTCGCGGCGCCCAGGGTATCGGCGAGGTCGACGCCCGGGCATTGCAGTTCTCCCGCGCCACCGGCCATGCCACGGTCTACATCTACGCCACCGATGGCTGGAGGCTGCAATGA
- a CDS encoding MarR family transcriptional regulator, with the protein MPKTTLPESSGAHDEDVIDALVQAAFVTMAVLNRIGAENDLSLTQLRVLGILRDRRPRMAALADHLGLEKSTMTGLIARAEQRGLVARAPSAEDGRAVDVFLTRTGARLVERLYRQVQDALAPLTDRLNAAEQQRLRTLLRRMLAPGDEH; encoded by the coding sequence ATGCCGAAGACGACATTGCCGGAATCATCCGGTGCACACGACGAGGATGTGATCGACGCGCTCGTGCAGGCGGCCTTCGTCACGATGGCCGTGCTCAACCGCATCGGCGCGGAGAACGATCTGTCGCTGACGCAGTTGCGGGTGCTGGGAATCCTGCGGGACCGGCGTCCCCGGATGGCGGCGCTCGCCGATCATCTCGGTCTCGAGAAATCGACGATGACCGGATTGATTGCCCGGGCGGAGCAGCGGGGGCTGGTGGCCCGTGCGCCCAGCGCGGAAGACGGCCGGGCCGTCGATGTGTTTCTGACACGTACCGGTGCGCGACTCGTCGAACGGCTCTACCGGCAGGTGCAGGATGCGCTGGCGCCGCTCACCGATCGGCTGAATGCGGCCGAGCAGCAGCGTCTGCGGACATTGTTACGGCGCATGCTGGCGCCTGGTGATGAACATTGA
- the gyrB gene encoding DNA topoisomerase (ATP-hydrolyzing) subunit B: MANSNASGNDAHENEYGAQSITVLKGLEAVRKRPGMYIGSTSARGLHHLVYEVVDNSIDEALAGFAKRIEVIIHADDSITVEDDGRGIPVDVHPVEKLPGVELALTVLHAGGKFDKNTYKVSGGLHGVGVSVVNALSDSLKVWIKRDGKEHYIDFARGVTTTKLKVLRSVPAKETGTKTWFKPDATIFQETTRYEWSTLASRLRELAFLNKGIQITLRDERPEELKDGQPREEIFFARGGLKEFVAFLNGHKKPLHQDVVYIDTERDDIGIEMALQYNDSYADTVFSFVNNINTHEGGTHLTGFKSALTSVINKYIEKSSNLNKKDKEIRLSGDDVREGLTAVLSVKVREPQFEGQTKTKLGNSEAEGAVRSVMNELLSQYLEEHPRTANAIIDKAISASRAREAARKARDLTRKKNALDVAALPGKLADCSLSDPALCELYLVEGDSAGGSAKQGRNRNFQAILPLRGKIINVEKARFDKVLSNEEIRTIITAIGTGIKEEFDLQKARYHKIIIMTDADVDGAHIRTLLLTFFFRQMPELIDAGHMYIAQPPLYRVAKGKEEFYAYSERERDGYAERLGGPEGRGNIMVQRYKGLGEMNPDQLWRTTMDPETRTMLRVTMDDAVMADQTFQTLMGDDVEPRRVFIETNARFVSNLDI, from the coding sequence GGCAACGACGCGCACGAGAACGAGTACGGCGCACAGAGCATCACCGTCCTCAAGGGTCTCGAAGCGGTCCGGAAGCGCCCCGGTATGTACATCGGTTCGACCTCGGCGCGCGGTCTGCATCACCTCGTGTACGAAGTCGTCGACAACTCCATCGACGAAGCACTGGCCGGTTTCGCGAAGCGGATCGAAGTCATCATTCACGCCGACGACTCCATCACGGTGGAAGACGACGGGCGCGGGATTCCCGTGGACGTGCATCCGGTGGAGAAGTTGCCCGGTGTCGAACTGGCTCTGACCGTGCTGCATGCCGGCGGCAAGTTCGACAAGAACACCTACAAGGTGTCGGGCGGTCTGCACGGCGTCGGTGTGTCGGTGGTGAACGCACTCTCCGACAGCCTCAAGGTGTGGATCAAGCGCGACGGCAAGGAGCACTACATCGACTTCGCGCGTGGGGTGACCACGACCAAGCTCAAGGTGCTGCGCAGCGTACCGGCGAAGGAGACCGGCACGAAGACCTGGTTCAAGCCTGACGCCACGATCTTCCAGGAGACCACGCGCTACGAGTGGAGCACGCTGGCGAGCCGTTTGCGGGAACTGGCTTTCCTCAACAAGGGCATCCAGATCACGCTGCGCGACGAGCGGCCCGAGGAACTGAAGGACGGGCAGCCGCGTGAGGAAATCTTCTTCGCGCGTGGCGGCCTCAAGGAATTCGTGGCGTTCCTCAACGGCCACAAGAAGCCGTTGCATCAGGACGTGGTGTATATCGACACCGAGCGTGACGACATCGGCATCGAGATGGCGCTGCAGTACAACGACAGCTATGCCGATACGGTGTTCTCGTTCGTCAACAACATCAACACGCACGAAGGCGGCACGCATCTCACCGGCTTCAAGAGCGCGTTGACTTCGGTGATCAACAAGTACATCGAGAAGTCGAGCAATCTGAACAAGAAGGACAAGGAAATCCGTCTGTCCGGCGACGACGTGCGCGAAGGTCTCACGGCCGTGTTGTCGGTGAAGGTGCGTGAACCGCAGTTCGAAGGACAGACCAAGACCAAGCTGGGCAACTCGGAAGCCGAAGGCGCCGTGCGCAGCGTGATGAACGAACTGCTCTCGCAGTATCTCGAAGAGCATCCGCGCACGGCCAACGCCATCATCGACAAGGCCATCTCCGCGTCGCGTGCGCGCGAGGCGGCACGCAAGGCGCGTGATCTCACGCGCAAGAAGAACGCGCTCGACGTGGCCGCGTTGCCCGGCAAGCTGGCCGACTGCTCCCTCTCCGACCCGGCGCTCTGCGAGCTCTACCTGGTCGAGGGTGACTCGGCCGGCGGTTCGGCCAAGCAGGGGCGCAACCGGAATTTCCAGGCCATCCTGCCGCTGCGCGGCAAGATCATCAACGTGGAGAAAGCGCGCTTCGACAAGGTGCTTTCCAACGAGGAAATCCGCACGATCATCACGGCGATCGGTACGGGCATCAAGGAGGAGTTCGATCTCCAGAAGGCCCGGTATCACAAGATCATCATCATGACCGATGCCGACGTGGACGGTGCGCACATCCGTACGCTGCTGCTCACGTTCTTCTTCCGGCAGATGCCCGAGCTGATCGACGCCGGTCACATGTACATCGCGCAGCCGCCCCTCTATCGCGTGGCCAAGGGGAAGGAGGAGTTCTACGCCTACTCCGAACGGGAACGTGACGGATACGCCGAGCGTCTCGGTGGACCGGAGGGGCGCGGCAACATCATGGTGCAGCGGTACAAGGGGCTGGGGGAAATGAATCCCGATCAGCTCTGGAGAACCACGATGGACCCGGAGACACGCACGATGCTTCGCGTGACCATGGACGACGCCGTGATGGCCGATCAGACCTTCCAGACCCTCATGGGCGACGACGTCGAACCCCGCCGGGTGTTCATCGAAACCAACGCGCGATTCGTGAGCAATCTGGATATCTAG
- a CDS encoding prepilin-type N-terminal cleavage/methylation domain-containing protein: protein MNRKGFTLIETVIALSIFSAVVLSIGLGTTKLQRSVSDSGLRTRAFARADVQIGMARAWPTWGTLENLTGTPYNGTKDGLITSTVVQVDTLAKKRIKRLTVTVTSAVPGALAIPVKRTISIAAP, encoded by the coding sequence ATGAACCGCAAGGGTTTCACACTGATCGAGACCGTCATCGCGCTCAGCATCTTCTCGGCGGTGGTGCTCTCCATCGGTCTGGGTACGACGAAGCTGCAACGCAGCGTCAGCGATTCCGGTCTGCGCACCCGCGCCTTTGCCCGCGCCGACGTGCAGATCGGCATGGCGCGCGCCTGGCCGACATGGGGCACACTGGAAAACCTCACCGGAACGCCCTACAACGGCACGAAGGACGGCCTGATCACCTCCACGGTGGTTCAGGTGGACACCCTGGCGAAGAAGCGTATCAAACGGCTCACGGTGACAGTGACCTCCGCCGTGCCGGGCGCGCTCGCCATTCCGGTCAAACGCACGATTTCCATCGCGGCCCCATGA
- a CDS encoding AbrB family transcriptional regulator, which translates to METDQGILLTPYDPDVEAGLAVAAHAARKFRNALRELAK; encoded by the coding sequence GTGGAGACCGATCAGGGCATCCTGCTGACCCCGTACGATCCGGATGTCGAAGCTGGGCTTGCCGTGGCGGCGCATGCCGCCAGGAAGTTCCGGAACGCATTGCGTGAACTCGCGAAATAG
- a CDS encoding zinc-binding alcohol dehydrogenase family protein — translation MKAAVITSFDRPPRYGDFADPIPEGPEEMLVDVLAVGLHHLTRARASGTHYSGTVALPAVPGADGVGRGPDGLLRYFVVDGSKSGTMAERTVIELDRSIVLPPDADPVTIAAAMNPAMGAWLALRCRFPFAAGQKVLILGATGSAGRMAVQIAHHLGAARIIAAGRNPQQLATLAALGATDVVTLDDARLGALAHDIDVVLDFVWGDTAGRLAESLVIERADRTRPLTWIQVGSVGGATAPIPAAALRASRLQFIGSGIGSVPGREIVAELPTLAEEITRGTLRIDARVMPLRDVETAWSDVGTNERIVLRP, via the coding sequence ATGAAAGCCGCCGTCATCACCTCGTTCGACCGTCCACCCCGCTATGGCGATTTTGCCGACCCGATCCCCGAAGGCCCGGAAGAGATGCTCGTGGACGTACTCGCCGTGGGCCTCCATCACCTCACGCGCGCCCGGGCCAGCGGGACACACTACTCGGGTACCGTCGCGCTTCCGGCCGTTCCCGGTGCCGATGGCGTGGGACGCGGGCCCGATGGCCTGCTCCGTTACTTCGTGGTCGATGGCTCGAAGAGCGGCACCATGGCCGAACGTACGGTGATCGAACTCGATCGCAGCATCGTGTTGCCGCCGGACGCCGATCCCGTCACGATTGCCGCGGCCATGAACCCGGCGATGGGAGCGTGGCTCGCGCTCCGCTGTCGTTTCCCCTTTGCAGCCGGACAGAAGGTCCTCATCCTCGGCGCCACGGGTAGTGCCGGGCGCATGGCGGTGCAGATTGCCCACCATCTCGGCGCCGCGCGCATCATCGCCGCGGGGCGCAATCCACAACAACTGGCCACGCTGGCGGCGCTCGGCGCCACCGATGTGGTGACGCTGGACGATGCGCGACTCGGTGCCCTTGCCCACGACATCGATGTGGTCCTCGATTTTGTGTGGGGCGACACGGCGGGCCGTCTTGCCGAATCCCTGGTGATCGAACGCGCCGATCGCACCAGGCCACTCACCTGGATCCAGGTGGGGTCCGTTGGCGGAGCCACCGCTCCCATCCCCGCGGCGGCCCTGCGCGCATCGCGGCTGCAGTTCATCGGCAGTGGCATCGGTTCGGTGCCGGGACGTGAGATCGTGGCCGAGCTCCCGACACTCGCCGAGGAGATCACCCGCGGCACCCTCCGGATCGACGCCAGAGTGATGCCTTTGCGGGATGTGGAAACCGCCTGGAGCGATGTCGGCACGAACGAACGGATCGTGCTCAGGCCGTGA
- a CDS encoding type II toxin-antitoxin system death-on-curing family toxin translates to MNSRNSAWLPPRWVPGLVLDAVHLDQLREHGGLLGVRDEHALEAALARPLQTHHAESDSDLAMLAAACAFGLAKGHPFNDGNKRTAFLAAMIFLGLNGKDLDATEAEVVQVMTALAAGSLTEVALAAWMRSRLARLRL, encoded by the coding sequence GTGAACTCGCGAAATAGCGCATGGCTCCCCCCGCGTTGGGTACCGGGACTCGTACTGGACGCCGTTCACCTCGACCAACTGCGCGAGCACGGCGGTCTGCTGGGCGTGCGCGACGAGCACGCCCTGGAGGCCGCGCTCGCCCGTCCCCTGCAGACGCATCACGCCGAATCCGATTCCGATCTGGCGATGCTCGCCGCGGCCTGCGCGTTCGGACTGGCGAAGGGACACCCGTTCAATGATGGCAACAAACGCACGGCCTTCCTCGCGGCCATGATCTTTCTCGGATTGAACGGGAAGGATCTGGACGCTACGGAGGCAGAGGTTGTGCAAGTCATGACGGCTCTCGCTGCCGGCTCACTCACGGAGGTCGCGCTGGCCGCGTGGATGCGGAGTCGTCTCGCACGACTCAGGCTGTAG
- a CDS encoding prepilin-type N-terminal cleavage/methylation domain-containing protein: MSTRPRRGMTLPEILISITIFGVVFGGAISFLVAQSKGLRTLATQSNAVQSGRFGRDLLRTELRTAGTGVTEEQPIIVLANDSAFAFNADLTTANRDSVALTGAVYVDTYAEAGQVTALTQGAAVTVPGSNPAVTYPLQDYSQSTSIFINSDAEFLSYWFAPDAAAGNNKYALWRQVNNGAPEVVATGINKATGQPFFRYYYDPAKFGATNPSLDSVPRAWLPLAKTVAQRGLGADTGVAVTTRIDALRAVEVNYEVTPQRGGVNEVVRYLVPLPNVANARQSRACGRPPITPVAPTVTWRSDSNFVQVTIPRAVDDGAGEADAVRYVLWRQQVGAASWGDPISTIAANQSSTYTIHDMGMPVRPGVYRYAVAVQDCTPNLSGIAASANVSVP, translated from the coding sequence ATGAGCACGAGACCCCGACGTGGTATGACGCTGCCGGAGATCCTGATCTCGATCACGATCTTCGGTGTGGTATTCGGCGGAGCCATCAGCTTCCTCGTTGCGCAGAGCAAGGGTCTGCGGACGCTGGCCACCCAGAGCAATGCGGTGCAGAGCGGTCGATTCGGCCGTGATCTTCTGCGGACCGAATTGCGCACGGCGGGCACGGGCGTGACGGAAGAGCAACCGATCATCGTGCTGGCCAACGACAGCGCCTTCGCCTTCAACGCCGATCTCACCACGGCCAACAGGGACTCGGTGGCTCTCACGGGCGCCGTCTATGTCGATACCTACGCCGAAGCGGGCCAGGTGACGGCGCTGACGCAGGGGGCGGCGGTGACGGTGCCCGGATCGAATCCGGCGGTGACGTATCCCCTGCAGGACTATTCGCAGTCCACGTCGATCTTCATCAACAGCGACGCCGAGTTCCTGAGCTACTGGTTCGCGCCCGATGCCGCAGCCGGCAACAACAAGTATGCGTTGTGGCGTCAGGTCAACAACGGCGCTCCCGAAGTCGTGGCCACGGGCATCAACAAGGCCACCGGGCAGCCCTTCTTCCGATACTACTACGACCCGGCGAAGTTCGGCGCGACCAACCCGAGTCTCGATTCCGTGCCGCGGGCCTGGCTGCCTCTGGCCAAGACCGTGGCGCAGCGCGGTCTGGGGGCCGACACCGGAGTCGCCGTCACCACACGGATCGACGCCCTGCGCGCGGTCGAAGTGAACTACGAAGTGACGCCACAACGGGGCGGAGTGAACGAGGTGGTCCGCTACCTGGTCCCGTTGCCCAATGTGGCGAACGCACGGCAGTCGCGCGCCTGTGGCCGTCCGCCCATCACGCCGGTGGCGCCGACCGTGACATGGCGGAGTGATTCCAACTTCGTCCAGGTCACGATTCCCCGCGCCGTCGACGATGGCGCCGGCGAGGCCGACGCGGTGCGGTATGTGTTGTGGCGGCAACAGGTGGGAGCGGCTTCCTGGGGTGATCCCATCAGCACCATCGCCGCCAATCAGTCGAGCACCTACACCATCCACGACATGGGGATGCCAGTGCGGCCTGGCGTCTACCGGTATGCGGTCGCAGTGCAGGATTGCACACCCAATCTCTCCGGGATCGCCGCATCCGCCAACGTCTCCGTCCCATGA